One window of the Onychostoma macrolepis isolate SWU-2019 chromosome 21, ASM1243209v1, whole genome shotgun sequence genome contains the following:
- the ubap2a gene encoding ubiquitin-associated protein 2a isoform X3 produces MMTSVGVERARGTRDKALPTTTQTTQPQKQLQATAEQIRLAQMIYDKNDADFEDKVKQLMEVTGKNQDDCMVALHDCNEDVNRAINFLLEGTSDATSWETVGKKKSLGKDATSTESKENKENREKKERESSKGRGGASRRGRGTSRNRPARAEENGVDPAPVERGADRGRRGRGRVSGGRGRGRAPVTSRFTAQGMGTFNPADYTTDSGTSNSHTDVWETGANDTTDGTVAWQNTLDEWAAEDWSEDVSLSETKVFTSSCAPPTENHITPGQSLDLSTLLQKPVDREEVGGLKAVGSSQGLGHSLVFTNSHHQPARNGGTSAGSNSYTHATLSSVLGSGFGELGGPKLGQTAGQQILEQLKGPGLGQLTSQPSSTGTNCTPVGGLVGTGMSVPSSSSWDIKPPGTQSSASLPSQFSREFQMQPEPSLVLSQLAQRQQGSLTHTGPLARQPSPPPLNAPSPAPGTLEAFPKAPELSQHRDGPSMAPSQAAESQGSSTQQRQIKTQKRRIPPSSKIPASAVEMPGSADVSGLNVQFGALDFGSESALPDFGQSENCNSEPIREAAVVPQSQSSLYSKPISESLTSPVPLLLPLASSDSIYPSPSVPLPSLAPSHTTPSSATAPSSSSSSSSSSAASSAGNSFDCGVAPHSRLTFSQSKEPSGPVTNGFNGARTSAALDTTSSSSTPKQESPSLASSTSVAPSAPSSLLPPSVAPHSSALPSLASELSSASLPPLSSHVSSGHSSVSALCTTSSLTYTSVDSVNSLAPSSMVFSSPPVPALSSSSVNSSVSGSNSLHVSGVLGHGTNGSTPSSVRTAPLLSSSSGKAPPNLSQGVPPLLPNQYIMGPGGLLPAYPQIYGYEDLHMLQSRLPMDYYGITFPGPTATLSGRDGSLASNPYSGDVTKFGRGESTSPAPSTSLSAHAPQTAQPPQAQSQGQNQPQPQGHHNTQQPFLNPALPPGYSYTGLPYYPGVPGVPSAFQYGPTMFVPPASAKQHGMGLSNPTTPFQQPSGYGQHAFSSGYDDLTQGPAGTEYSKGYSNASQTQAKSAASGPGKVVSVTSSNSGVPDISGTVYNKTQPFDKQGFHAGTPPPFNLPSALGGTGPLTPGAGPGYAPAPFLHILPAHQQPHSQLLHHHLTQDGQGGPSQRSQSSTMQQKTQVNKSNYGSSPYWGN; encoded by the exons atgatgaCCTCGGTGGGCGTCGAACGAGCCCGGGGCACTCGGGACAAAGCGCTGCCCACTACCACACAGACCACACAACCACAGAAACAGCTTCAG GCTACAGCCGAACAGATCCGACTGGCCCAGATGATCTATGACAAGAACGATGCAGATTTTGAGGATAAAGTGAAACAG CTCATGGAGGTTACAGGGAAGAACCAAGACGATTGCATGGTTGCTCTTCACGACTGCAACGAGGATGTCAACAGAGCCATCAACTTCCTGCTTGAGGGAACTTCTGATGCG ACCTCTTGGGAAACAGTGGGGAAAAAGAAAAGTCTTGGAAAGGATGCCACCTCCACAGAGAGTAAGGAAAACAAAGAGAACAGggagaagaaagagagagaaagcagcAAGGGTCGTGGAGGAGCGAGCCGTCGTGGCAGAGGGACCAGTCGCAACCGGCCAG cgagGGCTGAGGAGAATGGTGTGGACCCTGCTCCTGTTGAGAGAGGTGCTGACCGTGGCCGCAGGGGAAGAGGGAGAG tGTCTGGAGGTAGAGGCAGAGGTCGGGCTCCGGTTACCAGCAGGTTTACAGCACAAGGGATGGG AACCTTTAACCCTGCAGACTACACCACAGACAGTGGGACGTCAAATTCACACACTGATGTTTGGGAGACGGGGGCCAATGACACTACAGATGGGACAG TGGCATGGCAGAACACTTTGGATGAGTGGGcagctgaagactggagtgaagATGTGAGT CTCTCTGAGACCAAAGTGTTCACTTCCTCTTGTGCACCTCCAACTGAGAACCACATCACACCTGGCCAAAG TCTGGATCTATCAACTCTGCTGCAGAAGCCTGTGGATCGTGAGGAGGTGGGAGGTCTGAAGGCCGTGGGCTCCTCTCAGGGGCTTGGCCACAGTCTGGTCTTCACCAACTCCCACCACCAGCCTGCTCGAAATGGAGGCACATCTGCTGGTTCCAACAGCTACACACACGCCACCCTG TCGTCTGTTTTGGGTTCTGGTTTTGGAGAGCTGGGCGGTCCAAAACTTGGGCAGACGGCCGGGCAGCAAATACTGGAACAGCTGAAGGGGCCTGGTCTTGGGCAGCTTACCTCCCAGCCCTCCAGCACAGGGACCAACTGCACCCCTGTAGGGGGGCTGGTGGGGACGGGTATGTCTgtcccctcctcctcctcctgggACATCAAACCTCCTGGAACACAGAGTTCCGCTTCACTCCCCTCTCAATTCAGTC GGGAGTTTCAGATGCAGCCAGAGCCATCTTTGGTGCTAAGCCAACTCGCCCAGCGACAGCAGGGCTCCCTGACCCACACGGGGCCTCTAGCCAGGCAGCCCAGCCCTCCCCCACTGAATGCCCCTTCGCCCGCCCCAGGCACACTGGAAGCCTTTCCAAAAGCGCCAGAACTTTCTCAGCACCGTGACGGGCCCTCGATGGCCCCCTCACAGGCAGCCGAATCTCAGGGCAGCAGCACACAGCAGCGGCAGATAAAGACTCAAAAGCGACGGATACCTCCCTCTTCAAAG ATTCCCGCGTCTGCTGTAGAGATGCCCGGCTCAGCAGATGTGTCTGGTCTAAATGTGCAGTTTGGTGCCCTGGACTTTGGTTCAGAATCTGCCCTGCCGGACTTTGGCCAGTCGGAGAACTGCAACAGTGAACCCATAAGGGAGGCTGCGGTGGTTCCTCAGTCACAGAGCAGCCTTTACTCTAAACCAATCAG TGAATCTCTGACCAGTCCGGTCCCTTTGCTGCTGCCTCTGGCCTCTTCTGACAGCATCTACCCCTCTCCCTCGGTACCTCTCCCCAGCCTCGCCCCCTCCCACACCACCCCCAGCTCTGCCACAGCTCCCTCGTCctcttcatcctcctcttcctcctccgcTGCATCATCGGCGGGTAACAGCTTTGACTGCGGCGTGGCTCCTCACTCAAGACTGACCTTCTCTCAGAGCAAGGAGCCTTCTGGACCTGTGACA AATGGTTTCAATGGTGCGAGGACCTCTGCTGCTTTAGACA CCACATCGAGTTCCTCCACTCCAAAACAAGAGTCTCCCTCTCTGGCCAGCAGCACAAGTGTTGCCCCGTCTGCCCCATCCTCACTGTTGCCCCCTTCCGTTGCACCACACAGCTCTGCTCTGCCCAGCCTGGCATCTGAGCTGTCCTCTGCCAGCTTACCTCCCCTCAGCAG TCATGTGAGCAGTGGCCATTCCTCTGTGTCAGCACTTTGCACCACATCTTCACTTACA TATACCAGTGTGGACAGCGTGAACTCTCTCGCCCCCTCATCGATGGTGTTTTCCTCACCGCCTGTGCCCGCTCTGTCCAGCAGCAGTGTTAACAGCTCAGTGAGTGGCAGCAACAGTCTGCACGTGTCTGGAGTTTTGGGTCACGGCACCAACGGTAGCACACCTTCCAGTGTCAGGACTGCCCCGCTCCTGTCTTCCTCCAGCG GTAAAGCTCCTCCTAATCTCTCTCAGGGGGTTCCTCCACTGCTGCCTAACCAGTACATCATGGGACCCGGAGGTCTGCTGCCTGCCTATCCG CAGATTTATGGCTATGAAGACCTCCACATGCTCCAATCCAGACTACCAATG GATTACTATGGAATCACATTCCCAGGGCCGACTGCTACGCTGTCTGGCAGAGATGGGAGCCTCGCCAGCAACCCTTACTCAG GTGATGTCACAAAGTTTGGCAGAGGTGAATCCACCTCACCAGCGCCCTCTACCAGCCTGTCTGCTCACGCCCCACAGACGGCGCAGCCTCCACAGGCTCAGAGCCAAGGACAGAACCAGCCCCAGCCACAAGGCCACCACAACACACAACAACCCTTCCTAAACCCAGCCCTGCCCCCTGGATACAGCTACACAGGCCTTCCCTACTACCCCGGTGTACCCGGCGTGCCCAGTGCGTTCCAGTACGGCCCTACCATGTTCGTGCCCCCTGCTTCGGCCAAGCAGCACGGCATGGGACTGAGCAACCCAACAACGCCATTCCAGCAGCCCAGCGGCTACGGTCAACACGCCTTTAGCTCAG ggTACGATGACCTGACGCAAGGCCCAGCAGGCACTGAGTACAGTAAAGGTTACAGTAACGCTTCTCAAACACAGGCCAAATCTGCTGCCTCCGGCCCAGGGAAAG TTGTCTCTGTGACATCTAGCAATTCTGGGGTGCCAGACATCAGTGGAACTGTTTACAATAAAACGCAG ccGTTCGATAAGCAGGGTTTCCATGCTGGCACACCTCCTCCTTTCAATCTCCCCTCGGCTCTGGGCGGCACAGGACCGTTGACACCTGGTGCTGGCCCTGGTTATGCTCCTGCTCCATTCCTGCACATTCTGCCGGCCCACCAGCAGCCCCATTCACAGCTTCTCCATCATCACCTCACCCAAGACGGACAG GGTGGGCCAAGCCAGAGAAGCCAGTCCAGCACCATGCAGCAGAAGACCCAGGTCAACAAGTCCAACTATGGCAGCTCCCCTTACTGGGGCAACTGA
- the ubap2a gene encoding ubiquitin-associated protein 2a isoform X4, with amino-acid sequence MMTSVGVERARGTRDKALPTTTQTTQPQKQLQATAEQIRLAQMIYDKNDADFEDKVKQLMEVTGKNQDDCMVALHDCNEDVNRAINFLLEGTSDATSWETVGKKKSLGKDATSTESKENKENREKKERESSKGRGGASRRGRGTSRNRPARAEENGVDPAPVERGADRGRRGRGRVSGGRGRGRAPVTSRFTAQGMGTFNPADYTTDSGTSNSHTDVWETGANDTTDGTVAWQNTLDEWAAEDWSEDLSETKVFTSSCAPPTENHITPGQSLDLSTLLQKPVDREEVGGLKAVGSSQGLGHSLVFTNSHHQPARNGGTSAGSNSYTHATLSSVLGSGFGELGGPKLGQTAGQQILEQLKGPGLGQLTSQPSSTGTNCTPVGGLVGTGMSVPSSSSWDIKPPGTQSSASLPSQFSREFQMQPEPSLVLSQLAQRQQGSLTHTGPLARQPSPPPLNAPSPAPGTLEAFPKAPELSQHRDGPSMAPSQAAESQGSSTQQRQIKTQKRRIPPSSKIPASAVEMPGSADVSGLNVQFGALDFGSESALPDFGQSENCNSEPIREAAVVPQSQSSLYSKPISESLTSPVPLLLPLASSDSIYPSPSVPLPSLAPSHTTPSSATAPSSSSSSSSSSAASSAGNSFDCGVAPHSRLTFSQSKEPSGPVTNGFNGARTSAALDTTSSSSTPKQESPSLASSTSVAPSAPSSLLPPSVAPHSSALPSLASELSSASLPPLSSHVSSGHSSVSALCTTSSLTYTSVDSVNSLAPSSMVFSSPPVPALSSSSVNSSVSGSNSLHVSGVLGHGTNGSTPSSVRTAPLLSSSSGKAPPNLSQGVPPLLPNQYIMGPGGLLPAYPQIYGYEDLHMLQSRLPMDYYGITFPGPTATLSGRDGSLASNPYSGDVTKFGRGESTSPAPSTSLSAHAPQTAQPPQAQSQGQNQPQPQGHHNTQQPFLNPALPPGYSYTGLPYYPGVPGVPSAFQYGPTMFVPPASAKQHGMGLSNPTTPFQQPSGYGQHAFSSGYDDLTQGPAGTEYSKGYSNASQTQAKSAASGPGKVVSVTSSNSGVPDISGTVYNKTQPFDKQGFHAGTPPPFNLPSALGGTGPLTPGAGPGYAPAPFLHILPAHQQPHSQLLHHHLTQDGQGGPSQRSQSSTMQQKTQVNKSNYGSSPYWGN; translated from the exons atgatgaCCTCGGTGGGCGTCGAACGAGCCCGGGGCACTCGGGACAAAGCGCTGCCCACTACCACACAGACCACACAACCACAGAAACAGCTTCAG GCTACAGCCGAACAGATCCGACTGGCCCAGATGATCTATGACAAGAACGATGCAGATTTTGAGGATAAAGTGAAACAG CTCATGGAGGTTACAGGGAAGAACCAAGACGATTGCATGGTTGCTCTTCACGACTGCAACGAGGATGTCAACAGAGCCATCAACTTCCTGCTTGAGGGAACTTCTGATGCG ACCTCTTGGGAAACAGTGGGGAAAAAGAAAAGTCTTGGAAAGGATGCCACCTCCACAGAGAGTAAGGAAAACAAAGAGAACAGggagaagaaagagagagaaagcagcAAGGGTCGTGGAGGAGCGAGCCGTCGTGGCAGAGGGACCAGTCGCAACCGGCCAG cgagGGCTGAGGAGAATGGTGTGGACCCTGCTCCTGTTGAGAGAGGTGCTGACCGTGGCCGCAGGGGAAGAGGGAGAG tGTCTGGAGGTAGAGGCAGAGGTCGGGCTCCGGTTACCAGCAGGTTTACAGCACAAGGGATGGG AACCTTTAACCCTGCAGACTACACCACAGACAGTGGGACGTCAAATTCACACACTGATGTTTGGGAGACGGGGGCCAATGACACTACAGATGGGACAG TGGCATGGCAGAACACTTTGGATGAGTGGGcagctgaagactggagtgaagAT CTCTCTGAGACCAAAGTGTTCACTTCCTCTTGTGCACCTCCAACTGAGAACCACATCACACCTGGCCAAAG TCTGGATCTATCAACTCTGCTGCAGAAGCCTGTGGATCGTGAGGAGGTGGGAGGTCTGAAGGCCGTGGGCTCCTCTCAGGGGCTTGGCCACAGTCTGGTCTTCACCAACTCCCACCACCAGCCTGCTCGAAATGGAGGCACATCTGCTGGTTCCAACAGCTACACACACGCCACCCTG TCGTCTGTTTTGGGTTCTGGTTTTGGAGAGCTGGGCGGTCCAAAACTTGGGCAGACGGCCGGGCAGCAAATACTGGAACAGCTGAAGGGGCCTGGTCTTGGGCAGCTTACCTCCCAGCCCTCCAGCACAGGGACCAACTGCACCCCTGTAGGGGGGCTGGTGGGGACGGGTATGTCTgtcccctcctcctcctcctgggACATCAAACCTCCTGGAACACAGAGTTCCGCTTCACTCCCCTCTCAATTCAGTC GGGAGTTTCAGATGCAGCCAGAGCCATCTTTGGTGCTAAGCCAACTCGCCCAGCGACAGCAGGGCTCCCTGACCCACACGGGGCCTCTAGCCAGGCAGCCCAGCCCTCCCCCACTGAATGCCCCTTCGCCCGCCCCAGGCACACTGGAAGCCTTTCCAAAAGCGCCAGAACTTTCTCAGCACCGTGACGGGCCCTCGATGGCCCCCTCACAGGCAGCCGAATCTCAGGGCAGCAGCACACAGCAGCGGCAGATAAAGACTCAAAAGCGACGGATACCTCCCTCTTCAAAG ATTCCCGCGTCTGCTGTAGAGATGCCCGGCTCAGCAGATGTGTCTGGTCTAAATGTGCAGTTTGGTGCCCTGGACTTTGGTTCAGAATCTGCCCTGCCGGACTTTGGCCAGTCGGAGAACTGCAACAGTGAACCCATAAGGGAGGCTGCGGTGGTTCCTCAGTCACAGAGCAGCCTTTACTCTAAACCAATCAG TGAATCTCTGACCAGTCCGGTCCCTTTGCTGCTGCCTCTGGCCTCTTCTGACAGCATCTACCCCTCTCCCTCGGTACCTCTCCCCAGCCTCGCCCCCTCCCACACCACCCCCAGCTCTGCCACAGCTCCCTCGTCctcttcatcctcctcttcctcctccgcTGCATCATCGGCGGGTAACAGCTTTGACTGCGGCGTGGCTCCTCACTCAAGACTGACCTTCTCTCAGAGCAAGGAGCCTTCTGGACCTGTGACA AATGGTTTCAATGGTGCGAGGACCTCTGCTGCTTTAGACA CCACATCGAGTTCCTCCACTCCAAAACAAGAGTCTCCCTCTCTGGCCAGCAGCACAAGTGTTGCCCCGTCTGCCCCATCCTCACTGTTGCCCCCTTCCGTTGCACCACACAGCTCTGCTCTGCCCAGCCTGGCATCTGAGCTGTCCTCTGCCAGCTTACCTCCCCTCAGCAG TCATGTGAGCAGTGGCCATTCCTCTGTGTCAGCACTTTGCACCACATCTTCACTTACA TATACCAGTGTGGACAGCGTGAACTCTCTCGCCCCCTCATCGATGGTGTTTTCCTCACCGCCTGTGCCCGCTCTGTCCAGCAGCAGTGTTAACAGCTCAGTGAGTGGCAGCAACAGTCTGCACGTGTCTGGAGTTTTGGGTCACGGCACCAACGGTAGCACACCTTCCAGTGTCAGGACTGCCCCGCTCCTGTCTTCCTCCAGCG GTAAAGCTCCTCCTAATCTCTCTCAGGGGGTTCCTCCACTGCTGCCTAACCAGTACATCATGGGACCCGGAGGTCTGCTGCCTGCCTATCCG CAGATTTATGGCTATGAAGACCTCCACATGCTCCAATCCAGACTACCAATG GATTACTATGGAATCACATTCCCAGGGCCGACTGCTACGCTGTCTGGCAGAGATGGGAGCCTCGCCAGCAACCCTTACTCAG GTGATGTCACAAAGTTTGGCAGAGGTGAATCCACCTCACCAGCGCCCTCTACCAGCCTGTCTGCTCACGCCCCACAGACGGCGCAGCCTCCACAGGCTCAGAGCCAAGGACAGAACCAGCCCCAGCCACAAGGCCACCACAACACACAACAACCCTTCCTAAACCCAGCCCTGCCCCCTGGATACAGCTACACAGGCCTTCCCTACTACCCCGGTGTACCCGGCGTGCCCAGTGCGTTCCAGTACGGCCCTACCATGTTCGTGCCCCCTGCTTCGGCCAAGCAGCACGGCATGGGACTGAGCAACCCAACAACGCCATTCCAGCAGCCCAGCGGCTACGGTCAACACGCCTTTAGCTCAG ggTACGATGACCTGACGCAAGGCCCAGCAGGCACTGAGTACAGTAAAGGTTACAGTAACGCTTCTCAAACACAGGCCAAATCTGCTGCCTCCGGCCCAGGGAAAG TTGTCTCTGTGACATCTAGCAATTCTGGGGTGCCAGACATCAGTGGAACTGTTTACAATAAAACGCAG ccGTTCGATAAGCAGGGTTTCCATGCTGGCACACCTCCTCCTTTCAATCTCCCCTCGGCTCTGGGCGGCACAGGACCGTTGACACCTGGTGCTGGCCCTGGTTATGCTCCTGCTCCATTCCTGCACATTCTGCCGGCCCACCAGCAGCCCCATTCACAGCTTCTCCATCATCACCTCACCCAAGACGGACAG GGTGGGCCAAGCCAGAGAAGCCAGTCCAGCACCATGCAGCAGAAGACCCAGGTCAACAAGTCCAACTATGGCAGCTCCCCTTACTGGGGCAACTGA
- the ubap2a gene encoding ubiquitin-associated protein 2a isoform X2 has translation MMTSVGVERARGTRDKALPTTTQTTQPQKQLQATAEQIRLAQMIYDKNDADFEDKVKQLMEVTGKNQDDCMVALHDCNEDVNRAINFLLEGTSDATSWETVGKKKSLGKDATSTESKENKENREKKERESSKGRGGASRRGRGTSRNRPARAEENGVDPAPVERGADRGRRGRGRVSGGRGRGRAPVTSRFTAQGMGTFNPADYTTDSGTSNSHTDVWETGANDTTDGTGKRPLLHRTYFPILRPTLISLSFFDTFCSVAWQNTLDEWAAEDWSEDLSETKVFTSSCAPPTENHITPGQSLDLSTLLQKPVDREEVGGLKAVGSSQGLGHSLVFTNSHHQPARNGGTSAGSNSYTHATLSSVLGSGFGELGGPKLGQTAGQQILEQLKGPGLGQLTSQPSSTGTNCTPVGGLVGTGMSVPSSSSWDIKPPGTQSSASLPSQFSREFQMQPEPSLVLSQLAQRQQGSLTHTGPLARQPSPPPLNAPSPAPGTLEAFPKAPELSQHRDGPSMAPSQAAESQGSSTQQRQIKTQKRRIPPSSKIPASAVEMPGSADVSGLNVQFGALDFGSESALPDFGQSENCNSEPIREAAVVPQSQSSLYSKPISESLTSPVPLLLPLASSDSIYPSPSVPLPSLAPSHTTPSSATAPSSSSSSSSSSAASSAGNSFDCGVAPHSRLTFSQSKEPSGPVTNGFNGARTSAALDTTSSSSTPKQESPSLASSTSVAPSAPSSLLPPSVAPHSSALPSLASELSSASLPPLSSHVSSGHSSVSALCTTSSLTYTSVDSVNSLAPSSMVFSSPPVPALSSSSVNSSVSGSNSLHVSGVLGHGTNGSTPSSVRTAPLLSSSSGKAPPNLSQGVPPLLPNQYIMGPGGLLPAYPIYGYEDLHMLQSRLPMDYYGITFPGPTATLSGRDGSLASNPYSGDVTKFGRGESTSPAPSTSLSAHAPQTAQPPQAQSQGQNQPQPQGHHNTQQPFLNPALPPGYSYTGLPYYPGVPGVPSAFQYGPTMFVPPASAKQHGMGLSNPTTPFQQPSGYGQHAFSSGYDDLTQGPAGTEYSKGYSNASQTQAKSAASGPGKVVSVTSSNSGVPDISGTVYNKTQPFDKQGFHAGTPPPFNLPSALGGTGPLTPGAGPGYAPAPFLHILPAHQQPHSQLLHHHLTQDGQGGPSQRSQSSTMQQKTQVNKSNYGSSPYWGN, from the exons atgatgaCCTCGGTGGGCGTCGAACGAGCCCGGGGCACTCGGGACAAAGCGCTGCCCACTACCACACAGACCACACAACCACAGAAACAGCTTCAG GCTACAGCCGAACAGATCCGACTGGCCCAGATGATCTATGACAAGAACGATGCAGATTTTGAGGATAAAGTGAAACAG CTCATGGAGGTTACAGGGAAGAACCAAGACGATTGCATGGTTGCTCTTCACGACTGCAACGAGGATGTCAACAGAGCCATCAACTTCCTGCTTGAGGGAACTTCTGATGCG ACCTCTTGGGAAACAGTGGGGAAAAAGAAAAGTCTTGGAAAGGATGCCACCTCCACAGAGAGTAAGGAAAACAAAGAGAACAGggagaagaaagagagagaaagcagcAAGGGTCGTGGAGGAGCGAGCCGTCGTGGCAGAGGGACCAGTCGCAACCGGCCAG cgagGGCTGAGGAGAATGGTGTGGACCCTGCTCCTGTTGAGAGAGGTGCTGACCGTGGCCGCAGGGGAAGAGGGAGAG tGTCTGGAGGTAGAGGCAGAGGTCGGGCTCCGGTTACCAGCAGGTTTACAGCACAAGGGATGGG AACCTTTAACCCTGCAGACTACACCACAGACAGTGGGACGTCAAATTCACACACTGATGTTTGGGAGACGGGGGCCAATGACACTACAGATGGGACAGGTAAGAGACCTCTATTGCACAGAACTTATTTTCCAATCCTTAGGCCCACTcttatctctctttctttctttgatacGTTCTGTTCAGTGGCATGGCAGAACACTTTGGATGAGTGGGcagctgaagactggagtgaagAT CTCTCTGAGACCAAAGTGTTCACTTCCTCTTGTGCACCTCCAACTGAGAACCACATCACACCTGGCCAAAG TCTGGATCTATCAACTCTGCTGCAGAAGCCTGTGGATCGTGAGGAGGTGGGAGGTCTGAAGGCCGTGGGCTCCTCTCAGGGGCTTGGCCACAGTCTGGTCTTCACCAACTCCCACCACCAGCCTGCTCGAAATGGAGGCACATCTGCTGGTTCCAACAGCTACACACACGCCACCCTG TCGTCTGTTTTGGGTTCTGGTTTTGGAGAGCTGGGCGGTCCAAAACTTGGGCAGACGGCCGGGCAGCAAATACTGGAACAGCTGAAGGGGCCTGGTCTTGGGCAGCTTACCTCCCAGCCCTCCAGCACAGGGACCAACTGCACCCCTGTAGGGGGGCTGGTGGGGACGGGTATGTCTgtcccctcctcctcctcctgggACATCAAACCTCCTGGAACACAGAGTTCCGCTTCACTCCCCTCTCAATTCAGTC GGGAGTTTCAGATGCAGCCAGAGCCATCTTTGGTGCTAAGCCAACTCGCCCAGCGACAGCAGGGCTCCCTGACCCACACGGGGCCTCTAGCCAGGCAGCCCAGCCCTCCCCCACTGAATGCCCCTTCGCCCGCCCCAGGCACACTGGAAGCCTTTCCAAAAGCGCCAGAACTTTCTCAGCACCGTGACGGGCCCTCGATGGCCCCCTCACAGGCAGCCGAATCTCAGGGCAGCAGCACACAGCAGCGGCAGATAAAGACTCAAAAGCGACGGATACCTCCCTCTTCAAAG ATTCCCGCGTCTGCTGTAGAGATGCCCGGCTCAGCAGATGTGTCTGGTCTAAATGTGCAGTTTGGTGCCCTGGACTTTGGTTCAGAATCTGCCCTGCCGGACTTTGGCCAGTCGGAGAACTGCAACAGTGAACCCATAAGGGAGGCTGCGGTGGTTCCTCAGTCACAGAGCAGCCTTTACTCTAAACCAATCAG TGAATCTCTGACCAGTCCGGTCCCTTTGCTGCTGCCTCTGGCCTCTTCTGACAGCATCTACCCCTCTCCCTCGGTACCTCTCCCCAGCCTCGCCCCCTCCCACACCACCCCCAGCTCTGCCACAGCTCCCTCGTCctcttcatcctcctcttcctcctccgcTGCATCATCGGCGGGTAACAGCTTTGACTGCGGCGTGGCTCCTCACTCAAGACTGACCTTCTCTCAGAGCAAGGAGCCTTCTGGACCTGTGACA AATGGTTTCAATGGTGCGAGGACCTCTGCTGCTTTAGACA CCACATCGAGTTCCTCCACTCCAAAACAAGAGTCTCCCTCTCTGGCCAGCAGCACAAGTGTTGCCCCGTCTGCCCCATCCTCACTGTTGCCCCCTTCCGTTGCACCACACAGCTCTGCTCTGCCCAGCCTGGCATCTGAGCTGTCCTCTGCCAGCTTACCTCCCCTCAGCAG TCATGTGAGCAGTGGCCATTCCTCTGTGTCAGCACTTTGCACCACATCTTCACTTACA TATACCAGTGTGGACAGCGTGAACTCTCTCGCCCCCTCATCGATGGTGTTTTCCTCACCGCCTGTGCCCGCTCTGTCCAGCAGCAGTGTTAACAGCTCAGTGAGTGGCAGCAACAGTCTGCACGTGTCTGGAGTTTTGGGTCACGGCACCAACGGTAGCACACCTTCCAGTGTCAGGACTGCCCCGCTCCTGTCTTCCTCCAGCG GTAAAGCTCCTCCTAATCTCTCTCAGGGGGTTCCTCCACTGCTGCCTAACCAGTACATCATGGGACCCGGAGGTCTGCTGCCTGCCTATCCG ATTTATGGCTATGAAGACCTCCACATGCTCCAATCCAGACTACCAATG GATTACTATGGAATCACATTCCCAGGGCCGACTGCTACGCTGTCTGGCAGAGATGGGAGCCTCGCCAGCAACCCTTACTCAG GTGATGTCACAAAGTTTGGCAGAGGTGAATCCACCTCACCAGCGCCCTCTACCAGCCTGTCTGCTCACGCCCCACAGACGGCGCAGCCTCCACAGGCTCAGAGCCAAGGACAGAACCAGCCCCAGCCACAAGGCCACCACAACACACAACAACCCTTCCTAAACCCAGCCCTGCCCCCTGGATACAGCTACACAGGCCTTCCCTACTACCCCGGTGTACCCGGCGTGCCCAGTGCGTTCCAGTACGGCCCTACCATGTTCGTGCCCCCTGCTTCGGCCAAGCAGCACGGCATGGGACTGAGCAACCCAACAACGCCATTCCAGCAGCCCAGCGGCTACGGTCAACACGCCTTTAGCTCAG ggTACGATGACCTGACGCAAGGCCCAGCAGGCACTGAGTACAGTAAAGGTTACAGTAACGCTTCTCAAACACAGGCCAAATCTGCTGCCTCCGGCCCAGGGAAAG TTGTCTCTGTGACATCTAGCAATTCTGGGGTGCCAGACATCAGTGGAACTGTTTACAATAAAACGCAG ccGTTCGATAAGCAGGGTTTCCATGCTGGCACACCTCCTCCTTTCAATCTCCCCTCGGCTCTGGGCGGCACAGGACCGTTGACACCTGGTGCTGGCCCTGGTTATGCTCCTGCTCCATTCCTGCACATTCTGCCGGCCCACCAGCAGCCCCATTCACAGCTTCTCCATCATCACCTCACCCAAGACGGACAG GGTGGGCCAAGCCAGAGAAGCCAGTCCAGCACCATGCAGCAGAAGACCCAGGTCAACAAGTCCAACTATGGCAGCTCCCCTTACTGGGGCAACTGA